Within Takifugu rubripes chromosome 20, fTakRub1.2, whole genome shotgun sequence, the genomic segment tgcatattttttgtgtgtgtttctgtgctctgtgcctctcctctcctctcctctcctctcctctcctctcctctcctctcctctcctctccttctccttttcctctccctctcctcttctttcctctcctctttctcctcctcctccttctcctctcctctacctccccttcactctacctctcctctcctctacccctctcctctcctacctatcctatcctctacctgtcctccctcctctcctctctctttacccagccggccatcagcaggagggtccccctacatgagcctggtcctgctcaaggtttcttcctgttaaaggggagtttttccttgccactgttgcttgtctggggtcaggccctgggattctggaaagcgccttgaaacaattttgattgtataagacgctatataaataaagattgatttgatttgatttgatttgatccttCCTTTCCTAAACCCACTCTGATAGCTTTTGAGTTCTTCCCTGGTTTCTAAATAATAGTCcagcctttattttttttcccatagTTTTACCCACAGCAGAGGTTTGAGCTGTTGGTCTGCAGCTCTCTGTCACTCATGGGTCCTAACCTGGCTTACAGAGAGGAACCATAACACATCTTTTCCTGGAGCTGTTTTTCCAGCTTTTAGAAATACACTATTAAAAAGTCATTGAAAAGTCAACAGTAATTACATTTCCAGAGTCTTCATCAACTTGTAACACTTCAGTATTTTCTACTATTGTTCTTTTCCTGCCTTCTTTCTCTTTGTTACGCACATTTTCTGTGCTGTGTATttcagcctgtgtttgtgtcattaGTTTGGCTTTCTCCTTGTTCTCTATAATAAAGGTCCTTCATATTCTTTCCTGTTACCTGACACcagacaggaaaataaaataaacaccagCTGTCACAAGTATTTAAGACCATGCATCTACGACATATTTGCTTCACAGTGAGCACTTTTCGTTAACCCCTAGAGATTGCAGAGTAAAAATTAAGCCTATATTTGTCTTTCTATTTCCACGTTTTTTGCCCCTGACTGCCTAAACTTTGCCTTAAGTGTGCTGCAGGACCGACATCAGCGCAGTATATTCGCTTCATGAGACGTGAGCAATACCAGCCGCGGCCAGTAGGCAGCAGCACTAAGCTGCTGttgcaccaaagaagaagaaatagaaACGAAGGTCCAGGTGTCTGCCGTGTCTCGTTGTCCTGCTTTAGTCAGCATGTCTTCAGGGAAGTATTGTTCTCCGAGGAGGCTAATGTCATGGTGAGAATGAAGACAGTCTCTAAACGAGGGGATTagtcctggctgcagctgatCGTGCGTCTATAACACAtttgacactgtgtgtgtgtgtgtgtgtgtgtgtgtgtgtgtgtgtgtgtgtgtgtgtgtgtgtgtgtgtgtgtgtgtgtgtgtgtgtgtgtgtgtgaaggggtcGTGTATTCTTAGGTTCCTTGAGACCATCACGTCTCGCTGCAGTAGCCAGAGGCTCCGGGGGGCCACCAGTGGGTCTGGTCCACACTTGCCCCCCCCAGTTCAACTCCAACAGGACTTCAGTCGTGCGCTGTGGGCGGCAGAAGTACGAGCGATCGTATCCGGTGATGCTGGTTCAACCTGACGGATCTACAATTAATATTCAGTACAGAGAGCCTCGACGCATCCTCctggtgagtgagtgagtccaggggcctgctgcaggtccaactgctgctgcaggctccaTGACTCCATGACTACAGCACACctgacctcagtgctgctctgctgtcactGTCCACCATAGTCTATTGCCTGATTTGACACAAAACCAGATGTGAATGTTTACAAGTGCAGACGACAGATTCTCATCTCCTTTGTGCAAAGTAATTTGCTGTCTGTGTATTATTCAATTGCAATTGAACAATTGTTTTTCTACAAAGTGGATAGAAAAATGATCCATTTTTGACAGAAATTCATCAAGACTGGGGGGAGGAAAAGCCAGGACAGTTAATGTACATTATAGGAGACATATACAGCTGTTCATTGAGGGAACTCTTGTGGTGCTTCTTATTAGGATATATTATTACGCTCAAAGATGTCACAGCTTTGCTAAACAAAGGTTTTGTGTTTTCCTAGATGCCCATTAATCTGGCCACTCTGTCGGAAGAAGAACGACAAGCccgacagaaaaagagacaagCCAAGAAGCCAAAGCAGCAATTTGCAGTCCAGTATGAAGATGACTTCAATGTAGATTCCTACAAACAATTTTGGAAGAAGAAATAAACCAAGACCATTCCTTTTCCCCACATGTTGTGTTGGAGGTTTTTGCTAAAACCAAATTTCATATATTTTGTCAATGAGCTCAATTCAAAACGGCAGAATTGCAAATCACAAATCAAACTTGGTTTTATCCTCATTTATAAAAAATGTCAAACTAAAATGATGCTGTGGCATAAATATTAAGACCCTTTAGTTTGTGCTTCAACTATGCAGGTGTACATTTCCATTGGATTAAGAAATAATTTCTCCTTTTGGATAATTTCCCAACACTGGATAAACTAATAGTTTTAACTGGATTCATAACTATATTTTACCCTCTGCATTACACAAATCTTTAGCTGGATATTTACTACAAGCTTgaacattgttttttattttctctttagaTTAATGGAATCTTTAGTTGGAATGACTCCCTCCAGTATGGATTGTTTAAAGAGAAGATCCACTTTTGATTAGACACTCTAACATTCACATTTTTGTTGGTTGTCTGTATTTGAAAAAGACCCACATCAAGGAAGCTATCTGGTCACCCAGAGAAACCTGCACAGTGGTGAATCATTTTCGATGAAGTGAAAGGAAGCATCATCCAAATGAACCAAATTGAAAAGTAAATGGAAGCTTTGAGTGATGCCAACCTGGTGGGACACTGAAGCCATGTTTCAGCTGAAGGTTTTACAACGGTAGAGCCAGAATCCCCACACAGAAACgtgtaaaataaagtaaaaggTATTTATCCAACAATATGCTGATAAACTTTAATTCCTCAATGAAAGACAGTTGACCTGCTGTAGACAAGTAAGATGATGTGGGTGAGCAGGAGCTGCACTGGGTGGGCCACAGAGCTGTTGCGGTGCATGGATCTGCCCTGGGATGGATCTGGTTTGGGATTATTGGCTGGCTCCTCTCATTGTAATGGAAATAACAAAAGTCCTGGAAACGCCTTCGGGTCTCCAAACCCATCGACATTTATGTGCAACTTCAAGGAGAAACTATGATTTTTGATGATTTCTGGAGTCTCTCTTGAGCCTTGATAATGTCTCATCCGTCttgtaattattttaaaaaaaaaatggttttattatttttcaatgCACATTTAGAGTGGGATGCGTTCATCTCTTGTTCCAGTCATTGCAGTAATCTTTTCAGGGCGAGAGGCGGCGGTGTTGCACTCAGACGGTGTGTAGTGATCTCGGAAACAACAACGAAGAAGACGTCGAAGCCAAAATACAGTAAGTCAATGTTATTCTGGCTTAAACTTGACCTTCTATCTTTTCGAATTGCGAAACATTAACCGCACAAACCGAGGTGTTATCGCAAATAAAGCCAAACTACCGTTCAATCTAATTGTCCGACGTTAGTCGCGAAAGTAAATATTGTACCTAAAATCAGGAGAGGCTGCTTACAGACATTTCTGAACGTTGTAAACACTCAGTCCAGAGGAGCAAAGCTCTTCTAGAGGCTGATCCGGCCGAGTGCTGAACTCTTCGGTCCAACAGTTGCGGCTATATTGGCCATTATTAATGTCTTCGGTTGAATAAGATGAAgttgggacagagagacactttAACTTCAGCAGGTCAGCTGACGACAGCTGTCACGTGACGCATCCTCCAAGCCAGAGAACCAGGAATTGAAGTGGTTTCATTTCGGCAAATTAAATGTTGTTGATATGATTATTCTcataaaaacctgtttttataTCACTCAAAATAAattgagtgtatgtgtgtgtgtgtgttcaggtcatCAGTAATGTCTAGTCTCGGCCTCAGCTTGAAACCTGCTCAGCTGCTGTTCATGTGGATGCTCATTAATGTTTCTGGTGAGTTCTGTTTATACATGAATTCTTGTTTTAATGTGAAGGGATGTCTGTTTTTTACATTGTGTAATCCCAATTGTTTGAGAAATAGTCATTTTCTGTAGGAGTCAATGCAAGACGAACTGATAATATGATTACACATTGCAGCTCCAGTGACGATGCCCTTCTGATTGATCTTTTATTACCTGCTGATTGTGTGTCGTGGTCAGAGTCATCcccatttctttttctgttcaTCCCACCGGCAGAGTCCAGGCTAGATTTATTTGCTCCTGATTCTGTCACACTTCCAGAAGCCTCTGAAGCCAGCCTCAACATTACTTTAAGGTAAACACCGAAACACAATCTTCGCTCACACAAACACGTGGGTGCAGTTATGTTGTTGTTGCGAATAATTATCAAAActttcatttttactttcaCAGTAGCGATGTTTagctaaaaaacacacacacgcctaaATAGTTTAGGATGAAGCAACAGTGAAACCGGTTATGAGGAGGAATATAAAAGGGGGGAAACATGAAAATATTCAGATTCTATTATTTCCTGAATTTAAATCTATCGATTGAATTCCTGTCTGTGCATGTAtgcgtgcgtgcctgtgtgtgtgtctaactGTATCCGAACTCTCAGAATTTGCTGGATCAGTGTTTacattgtgtttttgtctttttatagTTCTCCTGTTCAACAGCCAATTGTGTTTTACTTAAATGTAACCTACACCTCCGAGAGGAATTATTCATCTATAATCACATTACCTACACAGGTAatgcacaaacgcacacacacagacacacacacacatacataatgTGTGGAGGGAAGATGTGAGGTGACTTTAAGTGTCAAGAATGGCgccttttaaataaaatgtatttaaaaggcCTAAAATGTACTTTTATCattgtatgtacagtatatatgtatgtaaGTACGCgtgcatatacagtatgtatgtgCATATTCAGTCTTTAGCACAGTTCTAAAATGATTCGATAAAATCTGTCAAAAGTCAGTTTCCACCTGAAAATTGGGCCGTTATTAATCGGGATGTACCGATGTCCCGCTAAAACAGGCCGTCCACAGGTGGACAGATGGGTGTCAGCACCTCCTGCTTGGTCCTATCATCCTGCACTCACCAGGGGTCCCCGGTTCCCATTAACATGACCTAACTGGCAACGTGCACGTTGGTGCTCTGTTCCTGCTGAAGGCCCCAAACTTCAGAGCCTTTTTCTGATGCCCTTTTTTAGGTGTTGCTGCCCAGACATTCATCAACTGTCACCTTCAACGTCACATCCCATAATGTCGGCCAGGTGACCACGTACCTACAGTGCAACTGTacagagctgcagcatctgAGCAGGTGGGTCCAGGTGAAGAGCAGGAGGCCTGGGGCCAGCTGGGGATTCAGTTAATGATGGTTGTCACAGCTCCACTCCCATCTGTCCTGGCTGGACACCGTCTTGTTTACGTTGTGTGTCTTCAATTTGTCCTGCGTCTGTGTTCACAGGATTCGCTTCATGGTCATCCACAGCAACGTCTTAGCAGTCATCAGTCAGATTGTTGGATGGCTCTACTTCCTGCTCTGGTCCCTGTCCTTCTATCCACAAGCATGGGagaactggaggaggaagaggtgctCGTCCCTCCATCCTTTAGGACTGAAACACTTTGTCCCTCCTCCTGACTACAGATTACAATATTTACTATTTACATTAGCCAGTTTTCCTTCAGGGCTTCAATAATCACACAGATACGTACAGAGACATACAACGGTGATGTTTATTACATGTTTATTACAGGCCCACTCAAGCGAGGACAGAATGCTTAAATTGTGTCTTCTCTCAGTGTTATAGGTCTCAACTTTGACTTCCTGGCTCTGAACCTGACTGGTTTCATCGCTTACACTGTCTTCAATGTGTCCCTCTTTTGGGTGCCTTTTATACAGGTGACAGGATTTAACTCTGTATGaaagctatgtgtgtgtgtgtgtgtgtgtgtgtgtgtgtgcacatacacacacacacacacacacacacacacacacactctttcagaGTTTAGCCCACCACTCTGTCCGTTGGTGCAGCAGTGGGCCTTGGTGAAGCTGCGCTGCCTGACTAGCtgatgtttcctcctgcaggaggagtTTCTGAAGAGGAACCCAAAGGGAATCAATCCTGTCAGTTCCAACGACGTCTTCTTCAGCCTGCACGCTGTCCTGCTGTGCTTGGTCTATTTTTGCCAGGCTGCCATTTACAAGGTGCGTCTTCACTGGACCAACCATTCAAAGCTGAAACAGTCTGGAGATGCCAGATGCTCCAGGGAATCTGGAAGCATCTGGCATCACACAGGGAAGCCTGTGTGATCCGTGGTGCATGACAGGGTCGCTTCCATAAGACCTGCTCTTCAAGCATGTCTGACAGTACATGTGGCACCAGGACCccctgggtcagaggtcactcaTCCACTATGTTGTCGTACTGGTTGACTGGAGCTTCATTTGCTTCTGTACTGGTGATCTCCTGGGACTGGTGCAAGGCTCATCCTGGTGTTACTGGTTGAGCTGATCTTGTGCACCACTGCGCTTTGTATGCGGCAGCAAACTGTCCATCTTTGCCTGTCTGCACATTTTCTTGATCAGTCTCTTCTGGAGCTAGTTCCCACCCGTTTGCATTCCTACGTGTGTAGAGACTCCAGTCTTGCTAGCTAGGACGTCCTCCACGTGTTGGTCCCTGGAACCAACACTAACCTGACTAACAAAGCTTTCACATGTGCTGGGGTGAACCTGCTGCTGGGTCCTGGGCAGGGTTCCAGAAGGACCTGAACTGATTACTGGGGGGATTTCAGTCAATTCTAAAGGATCAAAAACAGGTTCTATTGGGCATTGTAcctatttttaatttcttttattttttaaacgatttcaattattttaatcTATCGTGTATTCTAGCATAAATGTTGTTATTTCTAAGTATGGTGACCGCCTTTGCTTTACTGTCGTATGTACAGCTGTAGCTTTGTTTTGTTGCCCTCATGGCCAGGTCACTCTTCAAAGAGAAATTTGAATCTAAATGAGTTTTTTACCTGCTTAAATCAAGGATCGGTTGATCTCCACTTTAATGGCTGGCTCAACAGAACATGGGCGTGAATAAAAGAGTGGCTGTTAAAAGATCTCCCCTTCACTTTTTTCAAGGAACTGCTAATTACACAAGTTTTTTATACTTGATGGAATTTAACAGGTAAAAATAAGTTGTCATATTATGATATGTATATTTGTTGGTGGTGCTCTGATGAGCTTTCCTGTATTTCCTCTTGGTGTCAGAGAGGAGACCAGAAGATCTCCTGGACAGCCGTGTTCTTGCTGCTGGTTGGCTGGACGTTTGCTTTGGTCACTCTGGTTCTTGCAGCAGCCAAACAGATCACCTGGTTGGACTTCCTCTACTACTGCTCCTACATTAAACTGGCTGTTACTCTGATCAAATACGTGCCACAGGTACAGTCACACTTCAGGTGCACGTGCCCACACACAAGCAACaaacagacaacacacactcatgttcGCGTCCAGGTGGATTAAGGACGAAGTGGGAGAAGTTAGTTGGAACCATTTGCAAATTTATTACTGAAACTCAAAAAACTGAACGAGTACAGCTACGACTGAAACTGGTTTTGCTACTGGCCGGACTGACTGGTTTTCTGACTGGTTTTCAGGCCTTCATGAACTACAGGAGACAGAGCACTGAGGGATGGAGCATCGGTGGCGTGCTGATGGACTTCAGTGGGGGGATTCTGAGTATTCTGCAGATGTTCTTACAGTCGTACAACAACAGTAAGTCCCCTCCTGCGTGTGTCCCGTCAGGTTGTGAAGGCTCTGAGTGGCGCCACCTCCTGTCTGATTGTCATACTTCCTCCCTCAGATGAGTGGAAGCTGGTTTTTGGAGATCCTACAAAGTTTGGCCTCGGTGCTTTTTCTGTCATCTTTGACATACTGTTCCTGACTCAGCATTACTGCCTCTACAGGAAGACGACACCTtacgaagctttcgtgcaggaCACCAATTAAACTTTAGAGCAGTTTCACAATCAGCACCTTTTGCTTGACCACTGAAAGATGTTTTTAGTTGAGTGGGGAAAGAAATCAACCAGTTGAATAAAGGGAAAAGCTTTCTGCACTGACTCATCATCGTGGCCTTCTCGCTCACCACATCTCACCTGTCGAGCACCTGTAAATGAAGCTGTTTTCCATCTCTGACGCCTGTTAAATGATTTTTTCCACGTCACTAAAAAACCTATCAGATTGTAAAAGTCTTAATTTCTCCAAGAACTTTCACATTCCCAAATGGTTCTAATCTGTTTCTAATACACGTGACTCTTCTACAGGCCTGATCTTTGCAGCCAATCAAAGCAATGACACCAACGTCTGTTTATATATAGAGAGATTTTCCTATTATACATGAATCGCAGGTCAATcatcctctcctgcaggacagcatATTTCCTTTGGTCTTCAGTGTCTCCTGGGCTTCTTTTCTACCTTTTGATTGACAAATGTTTATTTCTGAATATTAAATTGCCATTTAAAAATGATGAGtgcagcttttcttcttttattgagTGTGAAGTGGAAGCAGGAGACAAATTCATGGAACTTTTAATAGCTTTAAATGCTGACGTTCAGTCTTCTCATTCCTGTTTTAGCGAGACTGTTTAGATTTGGATAAGCTttgaataaaagaacaaaacaaactaGTGGTGAAACGTGTGGATGAAAGGAGCATCTTCGGCTCCTCTGgacagggggagggggcagaggcCTAGATTCTGGCTCCACCTTGTGCAGCTCTGCTGGGGGGGCCTCTGCCCGTCCAGTCCAGCTGAGGGACCTGGCTCCTCCAGGGTATGAACAGACTAAAGGCTGAGCTCATTCTGACATTTAGGAACCACACTCAGACATGTTAACTGATCTCAAATCAGATGTTATTTATCCATTAGTTCATTTTCTCAGATATTAGCACGATACTTTATAAAACTGAAAAACATGACGTCCTTCCATGTAATTTGCACACGTTAATTACGGGTTTTCACACAACTTTTATACATTAAAATTAATGTTAGGATTCCCCACTGCACTAGTTTTTTCCTACATTTTACAATTGTACAATTTCAGATCTTTTTTCCACAGTGTACACAGCATCATTCATATTTACTTCCCATTTACATCAAATTTATCATAAATACATTAGCTATATTTCATAAAACTATCAAATGAAACATAAAAGAGACTGACCAAAACATGGAGGTAAACGCAAGCTTGGACAGCAGGAAACCAAGCGTTTCCACGTGGAGCATGTTTGGGGCAGATATCCTCCTCTTGTACTTGGTGGGCTGTCAACTACCCCTCCGTAAATAATGAACTCAAGCATATGATGAAAGGTTATAGTACTGCATAAGTTAGTCTATTACAGCACCAAAGAGGCCTCTGTCACATGACTACTTTAATATGACCACATTTGTCCACAGCTTTGCCTCTGACTTTTAAGGCTTTATTAGAGGAGATGACAGATGACCTCGCTTTCCTTATCCAAAGCCAGGTGTGAATTGGAGATGGTGGCGATGGGATATGTGAAGGAGGACGGGAGGCGGCGCTTTAAATGCATAAGCTGATTGAGGCCCTTTTCGAGGAAGGAAGTCCTGTTTATTTGGACGATGTGTCACAAGGCCCAGAGAATGATCAGCTGCTTCCActttcccaaatggccagtaCCAGCTGAAGATAGTAGTGGTGGTGGGTGGGAGGTGTCTCGGTGGTGTCTCCGTGTCCTCTCGCACGCTCACTCAAGccttgttgatgatgatgagcgCTGGAgtcgccatctgctggttgTTCTCACACATGGCGGCCTGCTCAGTGGGCCGAGCAAACACTCTGGGTGTATTTAGGTTGTAGACCCCGGGCTGGAGGAAACAGGCTCGCAGCGTGAGACACACCACTTCCTCAGGCTGCAGGTGCAGCCTGTACTGGCTCTGACCCACCCAGGTAAAGGAACTGGGCGCATCTGGAGACTCTGGGCTGAACACAACACAGACAGATGAGAACATTCCAGCATGTTGATCCAACTATGGGGGTCAGGAGGTGGCAGGTCTCCCTCCCTGAACAAACTAACCTGGTGGGCTTGTGTTGTAGGTCAACCATGACATCCATTTTAGCCATGGCGCAATTGGACAGTGTGAGAGTCACAGGCACCACACAAAGACTAGAGAGAGAACAGTGTGTCAGCTCTGCAGGTCGCCTTTGTCTCAATGTATCACATGGAGTTCCGCACTCAATGTTGCAGATGTACTTTCAACacttcaaaacacacaaaaccatTTCAAAACGCACTTTAAAAAGCATCCAATGATTAATGGAGATTAAGGTTTACTCTGACTGAATGCTAACCCAATTAGCAACTTAGCAGCTCTTCAGCTGCTCTTCTGCAGTGTTCTTGGCTGATTTCACCAGTAAATGCCAGGAAGAGACGGTGAGAAGCCCCCCATCTTCATCGCTTTCTGGATATTTGGGGTCTAGACCCAACACTTCAAACCTCAGTGTCCTTGTGTGCAAAGGTGCCCCTGGAGGATTTGTTTGAGGCCTCGAATTTCTGGGGTCTATGGGAGAGGCCATAGTGGAGCAGGCAGCAAAATGCTCAGAAGGTCTGACAGAAACATACGACACCTTATCTGCTGCCTCACATCCCTTTAGGAACATCACGTTCATTAGTCGGCTCATTTTTACGCCCATTTTCTTTAGTGTTAAAGTCAGCAAGGAACATCTGTGGGAACAGTCTCACGTTTGACTCGTTTCTTTTCCAGCATTTAACCCAATCAAGAAAATTCACATGTCCAgtttaaccctaatcctgggggggggggggctccgaaATAGTCTAACAAAAGCTGAAATGAAGCAACActcacaacacacacccacaacaaaCGCTCACAACACAGGCCCACACACGCTTAgagcacacactcacaacacgctcacagcacacacaacacacgcccacaacacacaccaagAACAACTGCAGCCACTGACTTCATGAAGACATGGTTTACACAAATGCATGAGGGCAACTGGTCATGAGAGTATCTTGTTTGGAAGTCCTCCATGAGCGAGTGTATCCCACCTGTTCTGGACAAAGTGGTGTGTGTAGGTCTCTGGGTGGTGCAGGCTGATTTTAACCAGCTGGGAAAGTTCTGTGGAGGGAACAACGGGAGGCGACAGCTCGGATTTAAACTTAAGCAGCTGCATTTCCTGAGCTTCCTGCAACACAAATGGAAAGAAAACTGATTAAGTAGAAGCTGCAGTTCCCTCAGGTTTGGTGTGGAGGGATTGGTCAAATCATCAGAAGCCTACTGTCACCAGCAGTTTGTGGGGAGTCTGCAAACCAGTGAATGGAActcaaaataaatgaaggaaatcACAGATCACAATCCTGCTGGCACATTCGACAGAAGAGAGCTGACAACGAATGACTCGATAGAGCTCTG encodes:
- the ctns gene encoding cystinosin, which codes for MSSLGLSLKPAQLLFMWMLINVSESRLDLFAPDSVTLPEASEASLNITLSSPVQQPIVFYLNVTYTSERNYSSIITLPTQVLLPRHSSTVTFNVTSHNVGQVTTYLQCNCTELQHLSRIRFMVIHSNVLAVISQIVGWLYFLLWSLSFYPQAWENWRRKSVIGLNFDFLALNLTGFIAYTVFNVSLFWVPFIQEEFLKRNPKGINPVSSNDVFFSLHAVLLCLVYFCQAAIYKRGDQKISWTAVFLLLVGWTFALVTLVLAAAKQITWLDFLYYCSYIKLAVTLIKYVPQAFMNYRRQSTEGWSIGGVLMDFSGGILSILQMFLQSYNNNEWKLVFGDPTKFGLGAFSVIFDILFLTQHYCLYRKTTPYEAFVQDTN